GATTAGGATTGATTCGCGATATGCGTTCGCCCGTTGTTGTCCAGGAAACAAAGCGATAACTTCACATCCTGCCCAAATAGTTGCTTGATGGCACTGGCATATCGTTCCAGTTGCCTGGAATACGTCGCTACCAATTCCTTATACTGTTCTTCTGAGTGGATCGCATCGGTCTTGAAGTCCAACACGAACCACTCGTCTCCCTTGCGGTAGAGCAGATCGATATATCCCGTCTCGGTATGGTCTCCATTCATGCGGGTATACGGCACCTCATGGTGACGTTCATCAGCCTGTTCGATCTCTTCACGCAACGGGTGGGCACAGAAGCGCTCGATCAACTCACGCACACGCCGCACCGCCTCGACGCGCTGCTCTTCGGTCGCAAGCCCGGCGTCCAGAGCCAGAGATTCCATCAGGGGAATTAGGAGAGAGTCGTCCACATGCAGCCAGAGTTCCAGGGCTTTATGTGTCATCTGTCCGATCACACTGGGTGGTACATGTAATGTCGGCTCGGTCACACGCCAGACGCGTCGAACGGTTTCCTCATCCGCTTCAATGGAAATTTGTACAGGATCGATTATGGGCTTATACAGCGGCGGTGCCTGTGGTTCTGCTGGTAATGCAGATGGAGTAAGCGCCTCCGTTTGGGACTGCGCACCCTGCCCATGTGAACACCATACCAGGACGGGATGTTTTTGGGCAGTCTTGGGTTGAGAGTAGAGTCCTGTTTCGTCAAGAAGTTCATCAGGAGAGATTTCCAAAATCCCACATAGCTCCTTCATCCAGCCGGCAATCTTGCTTCTGCCCTGGCTGACATGCCCACTGACGATCAACTTATCCCTGGCACGAGTCATGGCGACATACAAAAGGCGTCCAGACTCAGCTTCGTTTTGCAGGTCATCCAATTGTTTGGAGAGACGATACAGCATCGGCTCCGGTTTTATCTGGATGGACAAGCCCATCTCCGGCAGAAGATAAACTGGGTCACTTCTATTCATGGTGGTGCGGGTGGCATCCGCCAGAATTACAACGGGGAACTCCAGCCCTTTGGATTTGTGGATGGTCATCAGACGCACGGCGCCTTGCGCATCAGCAGGGGCTTCTCCCTCGCGGGCGCCGGCATCGTTGAGGGTGATGAGATATTCCAGAAAATCACGCACACTGACCAAGCTGCTACTCTGAGCATCAGCGAGCAGTTTGTCGAGATTGCGCCACAGTCGTCCACTTGAACCGCTTTCACCCTCAATGGCAAGAACGGCGCGGTAATCAACTGCATTAACCAGTTCCTTGAGCAGGTCTGCCACAGATTCGCGATCCACACGCGGGAGGAGATCATTCAAGATGGATACCGCTCGTCTGGTGCAGGCTTGATCTGATTCGTTTAGGTACGAATTATCTTCACGCAGGGCGTTCCAAAAAGATGACTTCTTCTCTCCGTGATGACGCAAGAGATACAGCGCGGAATCGCTCAAACCGAACGCGGGGGATCGCAGCAAACCTGCCATTGCGAGGTCATCGGCAGGGTCCGCCAGGGCGCGCAGGATGTTCAGGATATCGCGGATCTCAGGACGTTCGTAAAATCCCCGTCCTGCCACCGTAACGAAAGGAATGCCGGCATCTTCGAAGGCATCTTCATACCAGGTATATCCGGTCGAGGCGCGAAAGAGCAGGGCAACATCATCCCAACTTTGGATCTGTCCCTCTTCACGGAGTTTGAGTAGGCGCTGGGCAAGGGCTTGCGCCGCTATGGGACGGGCATCTTCGGCATCCTCCCCGGCGCCCAGGATGAACTCGATATGCGGATCGGAGATATGATCTGGTTTTGCCTTGCGATGCGCGTTCAACGGACGGAATGGAACATAAAAGGGTTGCCCTGGACGATCTTCTGTTCCCATCACACCTGCGAGCAGGTTGCCGGTGGCATCCAACAGGGACTCATGGGCGCGGTAGGTGATATCCAGATCAAGGACCAGATCACCCTGGGCGCGAGCCCGCGACTGCACTTCACGAAAGACAGTGACATCGGCACGACGGAACCGATAGATACTTTGACGGTCATCGCCCACCACAAAAAGCCGACCACCTGTGCCTGCCAGTGCATCCACAATGTTTCGCTGGCGCGGGTTGGTATCCTGAAATTCATCCACCAACAGGGCCTGCACTTCATTCTGCCAGACAGCACGAATCGCATCTTGTTGGAGCAGGGACATTGCACCATATTCAAGGTCATCGAAGTCGAGCGCGTGGCGCAGTTGTAATTCGGATCGGTAAGCCTGATGCAAGGCTTCAAAACTTTTTTCGACCAGGGGCAGGATTGTCTTGAAGGTCGCTTCGGATTCAGCGCTAGGCGGTTCATCCTTGGAGTTGGCGCCGCCGATCAAGGGGTCAAGAAATTCATCATACAACGTCTGCAGGTCGGCATGGATTTCCTTTACCCTGCCTTTTTTGCCCGCGCCTTTTTTCAGATAGTCACGGCGGGCTTTATATAGGTGTTGGGTGCAGGCAATGATGTCTCCTTTTGCAAAGGCTTCTTCTGCACTTTCCCATTCCTTCAATAGATTGATGATCTGTGGGGCGAGTTTATCGCCCGCGTCATCGAATACCTGTCGTTCTGTGAAACCACGTAATTTCTTGATGCAATCCATGACCGCTGGAGCATGAAACCGGTCTTCAAGATGAGATCGCACGATGGTGTCGCCATCCAGGGCAGATGCGAATATCTCACTTGCTTCCAGTCGCTTGTCCAGCAGGGTGGCAAGCAGGTCTTGTACTCCCTGAGTTCCCAACGCTTGAAACAAGTATCTGTATTCTGTCTGGGAAACCATACCGATCACAGCCGTTTCCACCAATTGCTTCTTGAGGGTCTTTGCCAATCCCTCGTCGATCACATCAAAACGTGGATCGACCCCGGCTTCGGCGGGATGGGCGCGCAGGATCTCGGCGCACAGACTGTGGATGGTGCCGATCCGGGCGGAATCCATTTGGTTGTTCAGGGATGTCCAATTGGCACGTTCATCCAAGGTATCCGCCTTGGATACCAGGTCCAGCAATGCCCCGCGCAAACGCGATCGCATTTCCCGGGCAGCCTTTTCCGTGAACGTGATTGCCACCACCAGACGTGGGGAAAGCCCATCTGCCAACAAGGACGCGTACCTTGCGACTAGGGTGCGGGTCTTACCACTGCCAGCTCCGGCGGTTACGATAATATTTTTTCCGCGCTCTAATGCGGATGTACGCTGATCCTTCGTCAAACCAAAGGTGTTGACTACCCGTTGTGCTAGAGTCTCAGCCATTACCAGCCTCCCTTTTGATAACGCCAACACCATTGCGCGGCGGGGCAATACTCGGGACAGCCGCCTTTGGGTGGGACGGGAGGAAAGTCGCCGGCGCGGATGCCTTTCAGGATGCGGGTGAGGTGCTCTTTTGAGGTTTGAATCGCAGTTTCAACGCCTTCGCCCGTTTCAGACTTGAAGGTGGAAAGCTTCAAAGAACCGGATTCTGCAGCTCGAATTTTCCAATACATTCCCTCAATAGGTTCACCCAACTTCAAAGCTTCTTTTGCAGCGAGGGCATACAACGGCAGTTGCAAACGCCTGCCGTGCATCAGATCTTCTTTGGATAAGTGAGAACTGCCAGTCTTGTAATCAACAACGCGCAGATTCCCGCCTGCATCCTGGTCAATGCGGTCGATCAAGCCTCGCAATAGCACCTTTTCTCCATCCAACTCGATCTCCAAGGGAGGAGTGTCCTGGATCCCAAAGGCTTGTTCGTATGCCATTGGTGTCCAGCCGTCCGAGGCTTTAGCAAGTGCAACAATTGTGGTTTCCAACATCGCAATGAATTGGTCCTGTTCGAGTTCCCACAACTCGGAGGGACGAAAGCCAAAATCCTGTGGCGCTGTGGCAAAGACCGATTTGGCGACTTCGGGGAGACGCTTCAGCACTGAATCGACTTCCTCTGGATTATTGGCAGTTCGGTATACCTCTTCCAGGACCTTGTGCAGGATCGAACCCACCTGGGCAATGTCCAATCCCAGGGATGGGAGTGCAGTTACCTCTAGGTCAAGTACGGTTTTAACGTAGAACATCTGCGGGCAAGTGCCATAGGTTTCCAGTCGCGAAGCGGACCAAACCTTCTCGGACGCAAACCGTTTGGTAAGTTCCGTTTGCAAATCATGAGTTGCGCCTTCGTAGGTTCCATCGGCAAGTTTGGCACGGCGGGATTGGATCACATCGCGTGCGTGTTGCAGTTGATGCCAGCGTGTTTCAAGGTCGGCATAATGTTGAGGCAAGCCTTTGCGCCGGACCGCCCAGAACAACAATTCCTGAGATGAGGCAGCATCCGTAAGAGGGCGCGAATCGTCCGGACGGATTTTTTGTACGGTGGTGTTTTTTTCAAACAATGATTCCACCGCGTTCCAATACGGTGAGGCTTCCCACAGTTCACCATCTTCTGAAAGATAGGGGCGTGTCAGCAGGAGATGGGCATCGGCGCGGGTGACTGATTGATAGAACAAACTACCCTGTTCACGTTCCAAACGCGAGTCCAGTCCCAATTCCTCCCGCAATGATTCAGGCAGGAAAGGATCAGGGCGTTCTACAGATGGAAAGAGCCCCTCTGATAGACCAAGGATCGCTACTGCCTTGAAGCGCAAGCCGCGTGCTTCACGAATATTTCCGATCAGGATGGAAGTGCCCGGAGCAGATGGTTCGGAGAGTGCACTGCCCGCCAGCGTGTTTTGCAGGTCGGAGAGATATTGTTGATAGTCCACCACACGAGCACCCACAATGGATTCGCTCATTACCAGGGCACGAAGCGCTTCTCGGAATCCTTCCAAAGCAATTTCATCTTGTTCACCGTTGCTATTTTCATGAAAATGAAGATTGGTCAGCAGGTCTTCCAGCCAACGTGTCCATTCCGTCTGCGAACGAACGTCTTCCGGTGGTGCGATCATTTGGAAGAAATCATCGAGATGGGTTTGGAGCGCTTGGATAGCTATCCCATGCGGAAGCTTTTTTAGTGTGCGTTCATCGTCGAGATCAAAAGGGCTGCTTGTGCCGGATGGGGAGAGTCTCTCCCATATTTCATTCCATTGTTCCCGCCCTTCAACAACCATCCCGATGTGACTGATTTGTTCCAGCGAGTCGATTGTTTCCAAGGGCAGACCAAAGGAAAAGTAGGGGGATCGCAGCACTTTGAATAATGCATTAGTTCGGAAGTTTTGTGTTGGCAGGCTCAATAGATGGAGAAGTGCTGTGATGGCCGGAGACGTAGTGAGAGAGTCGCTTTGAGTGAAATGAACTGGCATTCCGAACTCAAGTGCCGCGCTGTGCAGATAGGATCGATATTGATCAAGGTTTGGCGCAAAGATCGCACACTCCTGTAAAGGAATGGCAGTTCGTATGACAAGGGACTTGATCCAACGCAGAGCTTCCCTGGACTCTTCAGCAGGCGAGCGTAGTTCCCGCAGGAAGGGTTGAATGGGTTTTATGATGGAAGTGGGGATGGACGTAAAAAGATGGCTTTCCACATGGGCAATATCGGCGGGAAGAAAGTTTGTTGAACTATCTATTAAGAGTTCCAGTGAAAATTCTT
This portion of the Anaerolineales bacterium genome encodes:
- a CDS encoding UvrD-helicase domain-containing protein, with protein sequence MAETLAQRVVNTFGLTKDQRTSALERGKNIIVTAGAGSGKTRTLVARYASLLADGLSPRLVVAITFTEKAAREMRSRLRGALLDLVSKADTLDERANWTSLNNQMDSARIGTIHSLCAEILRAHPAEAGVDPRFDVIDEGLAKTLKKQLVETAVIGMVSQTEYRYLFQALGTQGVQDLLATLLDKRLEASEIFASALDGDTIVRSHLEDRFHAPAVMDCIKKLRGFTERQVFDDAGDKLAPQIINLLKEWESAEEAFAKGDIIACTQHLYKARRDYLKKGAGKKGRVKEIHADLQTLYDEFLDPLIGGANSKDEPPSAESEATFKTILPLVEKSFEALHQAYRSELQLRHALDFDDLEYGAMSLLQQDAIRAVWQNEVQALLVDEFQDTNPRQRNIVDALAGTGGRLFVVGDDRQSIYRFRRADVTVFREVQSRARAQGDLVLDLDITYRAHESLLDATGNLLAGVMGTEDRPGQPFYVPFRPLNAHRKAKPDHISDPHIEFILGAGEDAEDARPIAAQALAQRLLKLREEGQIQSWDDVALLFRASTGYTWYEDAFEDAGIPFVTVAGRGFYERPEIRDILNILRALADPADDLAMAGLLRSPAFGLSDSALYLLRHHGEKKSSFWNALREDNSYLNESDQACTRRAVSILNDLLPRVDRESVADLLKELVNAVDYRAVLAIEGESGSSGRLWRNLDKLLADAQSSSLVSVRDFLEYLITLNDAGAREGEAPADAQGAVRLMTIHKSKGLEFPVVILADATRTTMNRSDPVYLLPEMGLSIQIKPEPMLYRLSKQLDDLQNEAESGRLLYVAMTRARDKLIVSGHVSQGRSKIAGWMKELCGILEISPDELLDETGLYSQPKTAQKHPVLVWCSHGQGAQSQTEALTPSALPAEPQAPPLYKPIIDPVQISIEADEETVRRVWRVTEPTLHVPPSVIGQMTHKALELWLHVDDSLLIPLMESLALDAGLATEEQRVEAVRRVRELIERFCAHPLREEIEQADERHHEVPYTRMNGDHTETGYIDLLYRKGDEWFVLDFKTDAIHSEEQYKELVATYSRQLERYASAIKQLFGQDVKLSLCFLDNNGRTHIANQS
- a CDS encoding exodeoxyribonuclease V subunit gamma; translated protein: MPTRLIVSAPATGKTNACIDDIRVVLEKYPLAKIRVIVPDRLQAAYFRRRLSASGGSIGVYVGTFNDLYKNILEKSGGYVPVASNALLHRIVQDVVDTTPLVHYATLRTQPGFILALQDVFAELKRALIYPETFINSSKGTSLAQQELAQLYVAYQTKLRNMGWADFEGLSWLAVAALEESPNLMENSMQLLVVDGFDSFIGTQRRILQLLEKFTNLLITLPGDVTFSRTAHRRFARTFSSLQKEFSLELLIDSSTNFLPADIAHVESHLFTSIPTSIIKPIQPFLRELRSPAEESREALRWIKSLVIRTAIPLQECAIFAPNLDQYRSYLHSAALEFGMPVHFTQSDSLTTSPAITALLHLLSLPTQNFRTNALFKVLRSPYFSFGLPLETIDSLEQISHIGMVVEGREQWNEIWERLSPSGTSSPFDLDDERTLKKLPHGIAIQALQTHLDDFFQMIAPPEDVRSQTEWTRWLEDLLTNLHFHENSNGEQDEIALEGFREALRALVMSESIVGARVVDYQQYLSDLQNTLAGSALSEPSAPGTSILIGNIREARGLRFKAVAILGLSEGLFPSVERPDPFLPESLREELGLDSRLEREQGSLFYQSVTRADAHLLLTRPYLSEDGELWEASPYWNAVESLFEKNTTVQKIRPDDSRPLTDAASSQELLFWAVRRKGLPQHYADLETRWHQLQHARDVIQSRRAKLADGTYEGATHDLQTELTKRFASEKVWSASRLETYGTCPQMFYVKTVLDLEVTALPSLGLDIAQVGSILHKVLEEVYRTANNPEEVDSVLKRLPEVAKSVFATAPQDFGFRPSELWELEQDQFIAMLETTIVALAKASDGWTPMAYEQAFGIQDTPPLEIELDGEKVLLRGLIDRIDQDAGGNLRVVDYKTGSSHLSKEDLMHGRRLQLPLYALAAKEALKLGEPIEGMYWKIRAAESGSLKLSTFKSETGEGVETAIQTSKEHLTRILKGIRAGDFPPVPPKGGCPEYCPAAQWCWRYQKGGW